The nucleotide sequence AGTGCAAGTGTAAGCATACTCAAACTTAGGATATAGAAAACCATCATTACAATAGCATATTTAAAATCACTAAATCCTTTAGACTGCTTCATAAAAGTTGTTCCAGAAACCTCAAATATTATAGCTAAAATCAAGTAAATCCAACTCATTAAAGTTCATCTCCCATATTTTCAATTACATTTTCAAGTAAACTATCCAGTTCAGTAATTTGCTTACTGTCTAGTTTTTTAGTTATGGTATCTGCTATTCTTTCATAAATCCTATTATCTCCCTCAATTATTTGCAAAGCTTTATCTGTAAGCTTTAAATAGTAAATCCTTTTATCTTCCTTGGATTGCACCTTTGTAATAAGCTCGCTTCTTGAAAGCCTTTTAACTAGAGCTGATATTGCAGGTTTTGTTAGTTTAAGTTTATCTGCGGCCTCACTCATTTTAGGATTTTTAAGCTCGTGAATCATAGTTAAGTAATAGTAGTCATTCATATTAAAATTACTGATTTCTGCTTCTGACAAAGCATTTTTTATATTTTTAATAGACTTTTCCCACATATAATTAGCGATAACCGCAATTTTTTCTTCAAGCATAATATACCTCCAAATAAAAAATGGTTAAAAGCATTTAATTAAATACTTTTAACCATTTTATCAATTATACAAAATAAAATCAAATTTATACTGCCTTATCTTTTAACTTGTCTAAATCACTTTTTGATTTTTTTTTACTATTATAAAATCTAAAAGCTGTTATTATAACTCCCATTAAACAGAACACACCTGCAGCGATGTACACCCATTTCATTCCATACATAAACACATCGTCTCTACCTTTTATATAATCAACTACTCTGTGACCCATTTTACTGCTCATTCTATTATATAGAAGAAGTGTTGCAAAAGATGTACCAACAACAAAGCCTAAATTTCTTATTAGAGCATTAACGCTTCCTGCAATTCCAAGTTTGTTACGAGGTACCGTAGACATAACTAAACTATTGTTAGGCGCTTGAAACATTCCATTTCCTATTGTCATTATTACTATATATGTCATTAAAAGTGCTACTGGTGATGCTGCTGTCAAAGTACTTATAAGAAATAATCCAACACTTGTTAAAAATAATCCTATTAGTGTTAAAATTTCAGAACCTATTTTATCTGAAAGATATCCGCTAAAAGGTGCCACTATAGATAACACTACAGGAGAAACCACCATAAAAATTCCAGTCATAGCAGCAGAAAATTTTAACGTATCTTGAAAATAAAATGGAAGTATTATATTTGAAGCACTAATAGCTGTAAATGATGTAAACGCACATATAACACTAACTGAGAATAAACTGTTTGAAAATATACTTAAATCCAATAAAGGTTGCTTCTTTTTTATTTCTATAATCAAAAATGCTGCAAGAGCTAAGAAAGAAACTATAAATGCTAAAATAATATATATATTGCTGTATCCTACTGTTTCACCTTGAACTAAAGCTCCAAATAATAATACTGTAAATACTGTAAATAAAACCGCTCCAGTAGTATCTAATTTTTCATCTAACTTATCATTTGTTTTAGGAAAAACTTTAATACATAATATAAAAACTACTATTCCTATTGGTATATTTATTAAGAATATATACTCCCAACTTGCGAGAGATATTATAAGTCCTCCAAGTGGCGGTCCTATCATTGCTCCTAATGCTACAAAAGTTCCAAGTAAGCCTAGGGCTCTTCCTCTTTCATTTGGTGGAAAGGTTTGAGTTATAATTCCTTGGTTAGTTGCCATAGTTGCTGCTGCTCCTATTGCCTGTATTACTCTAGCTACTACAAGTACTACAAGAGAACTTGTAAAACCGCATAAAAGAGATCCCAAAGTAAAAAGAATTACTCCAAACTTAAATACCTTCGTTTTACCTATTATATCCCCAAGTCTTCCAAATATTAAAATCGTTGCTGCTACTGTTATAAGAAAGCTTGTAACAACCCACTGAATTGATGCTCCACTAACATGAAGCTTCAAAGTCATATTAGGAAGTGCTACATTTACAATGCTTCCATCGAGTGTTGCCATAAGTGTTGCAGATAGTACTGTGATTAAAATTATCCATCTTTTTTTATATAATTCATTTTGCGCTGTATTCACGCTTTTTTCACCCTTTCACAACATTTCTTTCTGTTTTCTTTTGCATTATTTAAAACTTTTTCTAAAAACTTTATTCCCGTCTCTATTTCTTCTTGGCTACTTCCTTCAAGCAAAATATCAAGTAATTCACCTATTACCTTAAAAATTTTAGGTATTACTTCCCTACCTTTGTCTGTCAAATAAAGCTTATATGCTCTTATATCATCTTTATTTTCTACCTTAGTTATGTATCCAATTTCTATAAGCTTTTTTATACTTCTTGCAGACATGGCTTTATCAACACTTAACTCTCTACTTATATCATTTTGACTTATTCCTTCAACATGACTTAATCTAAGTAAATAGGGATATGTTCCTACTGTTAGTTCTAGTTCTCTCAGCCTTTTATCAAGAAAAACCTGATTACATCTATATAAGCTATTAGTTAGTCTTACTAAATTGTTTAAATCTATCTCCATATTCTCTCCTTCCATAAAATAAATTATCACAATATAGTTGATTAGTCAACCATATGAAAACATATACATAAAAAAACAGCAGATAATAAAATATTACCTGCTGCAAAAATAAATTTAATATATCATAATCTTACTTTATTGAACCTTCCACCATTCCACCAATAATTCTACGTTGAAATATTATATATACAATTATTATTGGAACTATTGATGATATATACAGTGCAAACATTGGACCATAATTCATTTGATTTGCTGCCACGTAATTGTATTGAAAAAGAGTAAGTGTCCAATTTCCATTATCTCCTCCAAGTATCAAAAATGGCAGTAGAAAGTCATTCCATATCCAAAGTGCATTCAAAATTATTATTGTGGCATTTATAGGTTTTAAAAGTGGAAACACTATTTTTAAATAGGTCTTTAATCTTCCACATCCATCTATTGATGCTGCCTCCTCAAGCTCTAGTGGAAGATTTGCCTTCATATATCCTATATACAAAAACATAGTTTGAGGAATAGACAAAGAAGCATATATAAACATCAGTCCTATTTTATTCATAGCATGTAAATGGGCTGCAACTGTTGTTAGCGGAAGCATAAACACTTGGAAAGGCACAAACAATCCAAGTAAGCAGAACATATATATAGTCTTAAAAAGTTTACTATTTTTACTTCTAACTATCGCATAGGAGCCTAAAGGAACAATTAATAAAATTAAGATAACTGAGAACACTGTTATCTCAATGGTATTTAAAAAATATCCAAAGAATCCAGAATTAAAAACTGTTATATAATTTTCACTAAAAAAAGATCTTGGAAAACTAAAAAAATCTGCGATAGTATCTGCTCCTGTTTTAAAAGAACCTATTAGAGTTAAATAGATAGGCAAAAATATAAAGAAAACCGCTCCTAGTGCCAATACAATATAAGTTAATATATTTGCTTTTGATTTATTATTTTCCACAATACTTTTCATCACTGTTCCACCTCATATCTACTTGAAACTTTTATTTGAACCAATGAAAGAATTATTATAATAATAAATAGTAGTGTTCCCATTGAATTTGCATATCCAAACCTGAAGCTGCTTACTGCATCATTATATAAAAGCAGCCCTATAGACTGCGTATCAACGCTTCCGTAAGTTAAAGCAACAATTTGATCAAATGCTAAAAGCCCAGATTTTAAAGCTAGAATGAATACTATACTGAGCGTAGGAAGTAAAAATGGAAGCTTTATTTTGAAAAATACCTGCATAGGTGTCGCACCATCAACAGAGGCTGCTTCAATTATATCTCTAGGTACGCTCATAAGACCTGCTAAGAATAACAGTATTGGAAGCGCTACTCCCTGCCAAAGCATTACAAATGCTATTGCAATAAATGCTCCTGTGTGATTAGATAATGGATTTAGCTTAAAAGGATTTATATTGAATGCATTCCCAACTTCAGGAATGCCGTATTGAAATATTTGACTAAATATTAAGCTTACAGTCATTCCACTAAGTACTGCTGGAAAGAAATATGCTGTTCTGAAAAAGCTATTAAATTTTATTTTTCTTTCTAGGAGAATCGCAATGCCAAGACCTATTATAATTTCAAATACTATCAACACAATTGTGAGCTCTACAGTAAAAGATATACTCTTTGAGAAATCGTTATCATTAAATAGCCCTATATAGTTCTTTAACCCTATAAAACGCTTAACCTTAGATAACCCATCCCAATTTGTAAAACTAATAAATATCCCTTGAATTAGTGGATACATAAAGAATATTAAATACAATATAGCCATTGGCAATACAAATAATAACCTCCAGTACCTATTTACAAACCTAGAAATTCCACTTTCTTGAACAGAAGAATTCATAATTTCCCCTCCCAAATTTAATTCTCATCTGCCATTCTTTTTTCAACATCAAAATATTGATTTAAACTGTTATATAAATCATTTTTGTTCTTTGTTATCATGAAATTTATAGTTAATGTCTGTATTGGACTTTCACCCTGCTTCCAATACTGATGTATCCATGGTACATGATGCTTTGGATCAGTATAAAGTTTTTCTATTCCTTCTAGTTCTGGTGTTCTCCCTTTAGTCTTTACTCCTTTTACAGAGGTTTTATTTCCATCAACATCATAATATTTTTGAAATACCTTTGGGCTTGTTAAATAATTCAAGAATGCTTCTACAGCTTTCATGTTTTTAACGTGATTACTTACCGATAATGATAAATCTGCTGTAGAAATTATGGCTTGATTGTCATCTGTAGTACCTGGAAATGGCATAGTTTTTATTTTATCTTTAGGCTTTGCCTGCCTTATTAAAGGAAGTGAAAAAGTTCCTGCTGGAAAGATAAGTCCTTGTTCTTTAACCAATGCTGTTATTGCATCTGCTGCTTTTGCTGTGCCATAATTGCTTTGTGAATTATCTGCAACAAAAGTTAATATATCAGATACCTTATTAAATGCTGAATCATAGCCATTGGCTTCATTCATTGATAATTCTTTTCCTGAAATCTTAAGTTCATATTTTCCAACCTCACCTTTAGGAGAATTTAGAAAATACCTATTTGCGCTATCAGTGCTTCCAAGCACCTGCTGCCACAAAGCTTCATGCATACCATGAATTAAATATGGATCTGACCCACTTAAAGCAAATAAGGAAAGTTTATTTACTCCTCCTTTTTTATCCTGATTAACCTTACTCGCTAACTTCTCCATGTCCTGCCAGGTTCTTGGCAAATATTGACCATTTTTATCTTCATCCTTTTGGCTCTTTCCATAAAGCTCTGGTTTATCGTATCCATACTTGTGAAACAAAGTTTCGTTATAATACAAAGCTTCACATGAAAAGCTTAAAGGGAGCGTATAATAGTGCTTTTTTCTAAGTTTGTCCTTTACTTCATACATATCTAACGCACTCTTGTCTATATTCTTAACACAAGAAAGACTTGTTACATCTCTAAGTTTTCCTTCCCTTTGGAATATATTATAAGCGGTTTGTCCTGGATAAACTTGAAATATATCCGGTGCAACATCATTTCTAACCCTATCATTTATTATAGTTGCAGCTTTTGATGGCGACTCAACCTTCACTTTATATCCCGTTTCTTTTTCAAAATCTGAAGCTATATCTTGAAAAGTATTAAGCATTTCAAATTTTTCTACAAAAAAATCAACATCATAATCATCATTTTTTATAGAAACGCACCCTACAGTACTAAAAATTATACAAGTTATAATAGAAAATAAACATAATTTTTTGAGCCATCCCATTATTTTTTACCCCCTATTTCACTAGTTAAATTAAATCGTTTACATAAATGATTTTAAGAAGACTTTCCTCAATAAGTCTCCTATGCTTTTTCTATCATCTATTAAAATACAATACTATTTATATTTACCTGTGTTTACTAATTTCAAATTACATCTTGTTCAATTAAAAATGCTTTTTGTATAGGCAATAAAGCCGCTCCTAAAATTGAGGAATTCCTTTTAAGCCTAGATGGGAATAGCTTAAAATCACCTCTATTATAAAACTCATTTTCATCGAAAATTTTATCCTTAAGACTATCTAAATAAACATCAGAATATCCACTTATTTCTCCCCCTAGAACTATATAATGAGGGTCAAAAATTAGAACTATATTTTGTATACCTGATGCAAGATTGTTTAAGTAATTATTTAGACATTTCTCTGCAACTTTATTTTTTATCATTATTAGATTAAAAAACTGCTCTAACTTAGTAACCTTTACATCACTTAATTCATTAAATTCATCTAAAAGAGCTTTTTGAGATGCATACATTTCCCAGCACCCTTTTCTCCCACATCTGCACAGTTTTCCATGAGGAACTAAGGTCATATGACCCATTTCTCCAGCTCTCTTGTTCTTTCCCTTATAAAGCTGTCCCTCAATCACTATTCCAGTACCTAATCCGCTTGAAACTGATATATAGACAAGATTTCTCTCCTCTTTTGCTATACCTATTTTTAGCTCTGCAAGTGCTGCAGCGTTTGCTTCGTTTTCAATAAATAGAGGAAATTGAAATAGGTTTTCAAACAATTTAAAATCCCAGTCCTTAACTCCTATATTGATAGCTCTTTTGAGTACTAGATTTTCCTCATCAACTGTTCCTTGAAGTGAGAATCCAATTCCAAGTACCTTCTTCTCATCAATCTTTGTAAACTCCAGAGCCTCTTTAACTATAAGCGATATCCTTTTCATTATAGATTTAATATCCTTAAGCTCTTCTATTAAAAACTCAACATCATACTTAATTTCTAAGTCAAGATTAGTTAAAACTACTCTTGCCATATATGGATTTATATCTACACCAAAAGCATATCTACTATTTGGAATAAAGCTCACTATTATAGGTTTCCTTCCCCCTGTAGAGCTTGCTACTCCTGATTCTTCTACAAAGCCTTCTCTTATAAGTTCATTCACATTGGATATTACTGTTGGAACACTTACACCAATCTCATTTGATATATCAAGTTTAGTAAGCTCTCTTTTTCTATATAACAAGTTTAAAATTTTACCCTTATTGGAATTCTGGTCTATATCAAACATATCGCACCAACCTTAATCACTAGTATTTTACTTTACCTTCATATTGTACCATATACTATATCCCCACAAAAGCCTTTATAAAGTTGTTTTATAAAGTATATATACTATGTATATTTTTTCTTATATAGTTTTAATACAAAAATGAAGTAAAGATATCAATTATATATCTTTACTTCACTTACGTTATGCCTCTTTTTTTATATTTTTAAACATCTCAGAATAGCAATAATTCATAATATCGCTTCTTTTTATTATGCCTATAAATACATTATTATCATCAACAACAGGAACAAAATTTTGACTTACAGATTTTGATATAAGATCCTCAATATCAGAATCTATATGCACAGGTCTATTATTCATGTGTCTCGGTATATCCTTAATTGAAACCTTATTTGTCGTTTGAAAATCAATCTCCGGAGTATTTTTTAATTTCCACAATAAATCGCCTTCTGTTAAAGTTCCTATATATTTCCCATTATCATCTAATATAGGAATTGCCGTATATCTATGATATTCCATCCTCTCTAGTGCTTGTCTCATAGTAGAAGTTATTTTTTCATATATAACCTCGTTCTTAGGAGTTAAAAAAAATGCTATATTCATAGATTTAAACCTCTTTTCTTTTTAATTACCCTGCCCATATAACATATACATTGTTAAATATTTTACTAGAAATATATTCCCCCTCCTATTTATAATACAGATTAATTTTTTCACTGAAATAAACGATTTTTAAACTTTATATGAATATTGAATTACCATTTTTACAGTTCAATTTTATGTTATCATAGTTATATTAAAAGTCCAACATTAATTTTTAAAAATAATCCGCTATAAATTAAGGCGTATCTAATAAGACTTAATTTATAGCAGCTACCTATTTCACTAGCATGTAAGATAATTCTTTATATGTATCTAATTATTTTAGTCTCCTATTTTGTTAAATAATACAAACTCAAATCAACTTTCCCATTATCAGCTTTATATCCGCTTATCTTTAAAGGCGATATGGATTCTTTTTTTACACTAATGCTGTTATCTTCTATACTTATATAATCGGAATTAATCCTTTTTAGTATATCCGGATAATAGCTTTTGGGAACTAAAATTCTACCTACATAAACACTCTTTAGTGTAAATTTAATGCTTTCGTCCTCCATTGAAGGAACAAAATTAAATATAACCTGAGTTGGAATAAAATCAATTATATTTGTATTTGCATAAATTTTTATTTGATTATTATCAACAGTGGTTTTTAACCCTGTTAATTTAATTTGATTCTTTACATAACTGTATAAGATATTATTTAAATCATCTTGGCCTAAAGTTACACTTGTATTTATTCTGTTATTTGTAATACTCATCTTAGGATTTAATTGTGTAATCTGATGATTTATACTTCCCTTGTTTTGTGGTAGTGATATTTGTTCAACTGGTCTTATAGAATATAGTATCCATACAATTAAAAGGACTATTATTATAATTGGAATATTTATTTTTGTTCTTTTCTTTAACACAGAACCCCTCCTTAATTATTTTTATGCTAAATATTGTAATTTATTACTTTTTATGTTAATATCTATGAATGAAATCAATTTGCGAGGTGAAGTATTTTGAAACGTAATTTTATGAAATCTATCATAGAAACATTATCTTTCAATAAAAGAGCCATTTCTATTATTATAGGTCTTTGCATTATATTTACAGGCTCGATTTTCATTTCATCATATCATAAATCTAGAAATATTACAGCAACTAATTTATCTACTTCTAAACATAAAGCACAAAAACCTAAACCGACAAAAAAAGAAAATGAAAAAACTGAAGTTAAAGATACTCAATCAAAAACACAAGTTGTAGCTGCTACAGCTTCTGCCCAGAATACAAGTAAATCCCAAAGATTATATACAAATAAAACAAGACTTATAGATAAACTCCCATTAAAAGATAGCGGTCAAGCTATTATCGTTGAAACCCCTAATGAATCTAGTACAGCTATGAAACTTTTCACCTATGAAAAAGATAATTCTAATACCTGGCGTTTAAAACTAACCACAAAAGGTGTTGTTGGCGTCAAAGGTATCAGTTTAAATAAAAAAGAAGGAGATCTTAAGACCCCTGAGGGAATCTTTGGCTTTCTGTTTGAATTTGGAAGTGCTCCAAATCCAGGCACTAAGATGGAATATAAAAGAACACATCCTGGTGATTATTGGTCTTCTTCACGTACTATAAAGGAATATAACACTTGGGTAACCTATAAAGGTTCTCCTGAAACCCGCTTTGGTCATGGAAACTACCAAAATCTTTATACAACTTCATCATACAAATATGCAGCAGCAATCAATTATAATTATGGAACTAATAAAATTATTGGAAATGGGTCAGCCATATTTTTTCACATAGCACCACGAAATGGAGGTGGAACTCCTGGATGTGTAGGAATTCCAGAAA is from Clostridium acetobutylicum ATCC 824 and encodes:
- a CDS encoding carbohydrate ABC transporter permease, whose translation is MNSSVQESGISRFVNRYWRLLFVLPMAILYLIFFMYPLIQGIFISFTNWDGLSKVKRFIGLKNYIGLFNDNDFSKSISFTVELTIVLIVFEIIIGLGIAILLERKIKFNSFFRTAYFFPAVLSGMTVSLIFSQIFQYGIPEVGNAFNINPFKLNPLSNHTGAFIAIAFVMLWQGVALPILLFLAGLMSVPRDIIEAASVDGATPMQVFFKIKLPFLLPTLSIVFILALKSGLLAFDQIVALTYGSVDTQSIGLLLYNDAVSSFRFGYANSMGTLLFIIIIILSLVQIKVSSRYEVEQ
- a CDS encoding carbohydrate ABC transporter permease → MKSIVENNKSKANILTYIVLALGAVFFIFLPIYLTLIGSFKTGADTIADFFSFPRSFFSENYITVFNSGFFGYFLNTIEITVFSVILILLIVPLGSYAIVRSKNSKLFKTIYMFCLLGLFVPFQVFMLPLTTVAAHLHAMNKIGLMFIYASLSIPQTMFLYIGYMKANLPLELEEAASIDGCGRLKTYLKIVFPLLKPINATIIILNALWIWNDFLLPFLILGGDNGNWTLTLFQYNYVAANQMNYGPMFALYISSIVPIIIVYIIFQRRIIGGMVEGSIK
- a CDS encoding L,D-transpeptidase family protein, with the translated sequence MKRNFMKSIIETLSFNKRAISIIIGLCIIFTGSIFISSYHKSRNITATNLSTSKHKAQKPKPTKKENEKTEVKDTQSKTQVVAATASAQNTSKSQRLYTNKTRLIDKLPLKDSGQAIIVETPNESSTAMKLFTYEKDNSNTWRLKLTTKGVVGVKGISLNKKEGDLKTPEGIFGFLFEFGSAPNPGTKMEYKRTHPGDYWSSSRTIKEYNTWVTYKGSPETRFGHGNYQNLYTTSSYKYAAAINYNYGTNKIIGNGSAIFFHIAPRNGGGTPGCVGIPETSLVQILKWMDPSKNPKIAIGTAKYLSSL
- a CDS encoding ABC transporter substrate-binding protein: MGWLKKLCLFSIITCIIFSTVGCVSIKNDDYDVDFFVEKFEMLNTFQDIASDFEKETGYKVKVESPSKAATIINDRVRNDVAPDIFQVYPGQTAYNIFQREGKLRDVTSLSCVKNIDKSALDMYEVKDKLRKKHYYTLPLSFSCEALYYNETLFHKYGYDKPELYGKSQKDEDKNGQYLPRTWQDMEKLASKVNQDKKGGVNKLSLFALSGSDPYLIHGMHEALWQQVLGSTDSANRYFLNSPKGEVGKYELKISGKELSMNEANGYDSAFNKVSDILTFVADNSQSNYGTAKAADAITALVKEQGLIFPAGTFSLPLIRQAKPKDKIKTMPFPGTTDDNQAIISTADLSLSVSNHVKNMKAVEAFLNYLTSPKVFQKYYDVDGNKTSVKGVKTKGRTPELEGIEKLYTDPKHHVPWIHQYWKQGESPIQTLTINFMITKNKNDLYNSLNQYFDVEKRMADEN
- a CDS encoding MFS transporter, translated to MNTAQNELYKKRWIILITVLSATLMATLDGSIVNVALPNMTLKLHVSGASIQWVVTSFLITVAATILIFGRLGDIIGKTKVFKFGVILFTLGSLLCGFTSSLVVLVVARVIQAIGAAATMATNQGIITQTFPPNERGRALGLLGTFVALGAMIGPPLGGLIISLASWEYIFLINIPIGIVVFILCIKVFPKTNDKLDEKLDTTGAVLFTVFTVLLFGALVQGETVGYSNIYIILAFIVSFLALAAFLIIEIKKKQPLLDLSIFSNSLFSVSVICAFTSFTAISASNIILPFYFQDTLKFSAAMTGIFMVVSPVVLSIVAPFSGYLSDKIGSEILTLIGLFLTSVGLFLISTLTAASPVALLMTYIVIMTIGNGMFQAPNNSLVMSTVPRNKLGIAGSVNALIRNLGFVVGTSFATLLLYNRMSSKMGHRVVDYIKGRDDVFMYGMKWVYIAAGVFCLMGVIITAFRFYNSKKKSKSDLDKLKDKAV
- a CDS encoding MarR family winged helix-turn-helix transcriptional regulator, with translation MLEEKIAVIANYMWEKSIKNIKNALSEAEISNFNMNDYYYLTMIHELKNPKMSEAADKLKLTKPAISALVKRLSRSELITKVQSKEDKRIYYLKLTDKALQIIEGDNRIYERIADTITKKLDSKQITELDSLLENVIENMGDEL
- a CDS encoding ROK family transcriptional regulator, with protein sequence MFDIDQNSNKGKILNLLYRKRELTKLDISNEIGVSVPTVISNVNELIREGFVEESGVASSTGGRKPIIVSFIPNSRYAFGVDINPYMARVVLTNLDLEIKYDVEFLIEELKDIKSIMKRISLIVKEALEFTKIDEKKVLGIGFSLQGTVDEENLVLKRAINIGVKDWDFKLFENLFQFPLFIENEANAAALAELKIGIAKEERNLVYISVSSGLGTGIVIEGQLYKGKNKRAGEMGHMTLVPHGKLCRCGRKGCWEMYASQKALLDEFNELSDVKVTKLEQFFNLIMIKNKVAEKCLNNYLNNLASGIQNIVLIFDPHYIVLGGEISGYSDVYLDSLKDKIFDENEFYNRGDFKLFPSRLKRNSSILGAALLPIQKAFLIEQDVI
- a CDS encoding CBS domain-containing protein produces the protein MNIAFFLTPKNEVIYEKITSTMRQALERMEYHRYTAIPILDDNGKYIGTLTEGDLLWKLKNTPEIDFQTTNKVSIKDIPRHMNNRPVHIDSDIEDLISKSVSQNFVPVVDDNNVFIGIIKRSDIMNYCYSEMFKNIKKEA
- a CDS encoding MarR family winged helix-turn-helix transcriptional regulator, translating into MEIDLNNLVRLTNSLYRCNQVFLDKRLRELELTVGTYPYLLRLSHVEGISQNDISRELSVDKAMSARSIKKLIEIGYITKVENKDDIRAYKLYLTDKGREVIPKIFKVIGELLDILLEGSSQEEIETGIKFLEKVLNNAKENRKKCCERVKKA